A section of the Megalobrama amblycephala isolate DHTTF-2021 unplaced genomic scaffold, ASM1881202v1 scaffold552, whole genome shotgun sequence genome encodes:
- the LOC125262011 gene encoding gastrula zinc finger protein XlCGF8.2DB-like encodes MSIFALDLMALKKTSHELNERQEEEKHYYKHFMTGERATQASSQERAQKTGTKSYFTCQQCGKSFTCEKTLKVHMRIHTGEKPFTCQHCGKSFRHKESFKNHMRIHTGEKPFTCQQCGKSFTREESLKIHMRSHTGEKPYICRQCGKGFSDKGNLTVHTTIHTGEKPYTCQECGKSFNRKGRFEIHMRIHTGEKPLSCQQCGKSYTCKGSLKVHMRIHTGEKPYICQQCGESFSLKRSLKVHMSIHTGENPYTCQQCGKSYRCKESLKVHMRIHTGEKPYICQQCGKSYRFRTTIYTGEKPYTCQECGKRFNRKGNLTDHMKFTLENSLTPVKSVEEFQQKRKT; translated from the exons ATGTCTATTTTTGCTCTAGACCTGATGGCATTGAAAAAGACGAGTCATGAACTTAATGAAAGGCAAGAAGAggaaaaacattattataaacatttCATGACTGGGGAAAGAGCGACACAGGCTTCCTCACAAGaaagagctcaaaagactggaactaaaagttatttcacctgccaacagtgtggaaagagtttcacatgtgaaaaaacccttaaagtccacatgagaattcatactggagagaaacctttcacctgccaacactgtggaaagagtttcagacataaagaaagctttaaaaaccacatgagaattcatactggagagaaaccttttacctgtcaacagtgtggaaagagtttcacacgtgAAGAAAGCCTTAAAATCCACATGAGaagtcacactggagaaaagccatatATCTGCCGACAATGTGGAAAGGGTTTCAGTGACAAAGGAAACCTTACAGTCCACACGactattcacactggagaaaagccttacacttgtcaagagtgtggaaagagtttcaatagaaaaggaagatttgaaatccacatgagaattcacactggggAGAAACCTTTAagctgccaacagtgtggaaaaagttacACATGtaaaggaagccttaaagtccacatgagaattcacactggagaaaagccatatatctgccaacaatgtggagaAAGTTTCAGTCTTAAAagaagccttaaagtccacatgagtattcacactggagagaatccttacacctgccaacaatgtggaaaaagtTACAGATGTAAAGaaagccttaaagtccacatgagaattcacactggagaaaagccatatatctgccaacaatgtggaaaaagtTACAGAT TCCGCACAACTATttacactggagaaaagccttacacctgccaagagtgtggaaagagatttAATCGAAAAGGAAACCTTACAGATCACAtgaaattcacactggagaatagccttacacctgtcaagagtgtggaagAGTTTCAACAGAAAAGGAAGACTTga